A stretch of Mucilaginibacter terrae DNA encodes these proteins:
- a CDS encoding efflux RND transporter permease subunit, producing MLKTFIERPVLSTVISVILVILGILGLTSLPISQYPEIAPPTVQVSASYQGANADVVMNSVIVPLEEQINGVENMTYMTSTASNDGSGKITVYFKLGTNPDLAAVNVQNRVSKATPLLPAEVTKAGVTTSKQQSSMVYVFALTSTNKSFNSTFLQNYANINLLPQIKRINGVGEATAFGTQEYSMRIWLKPDVMATYGLVPDDINAALAEQNVEAAPGKVGENSKQSFQYVLKYKGRLKKPVEYENIVIRSAKNEQILRLKDVARIELGSLDYSTTSSTNGLPSIAIAVYQSAGSNAHEMIKEVEKTIEDAQKTFPPGIKAMSIFSANEFLDVSIEKVIHTLIEAFILVFIVVFIFLQDFRSTLIPAIAVPVAIVGTFFFLQLFGFTINLLTLFALVLAIGIVVDDAIVVVEAVHAKLGNGAKTAKGATLEAMSEISGAVISITLVMAAVFIPVTFITGSTGVFYKQFGLTLAISIIISAVNALTLSPALCALLLKPHNDHDHQPKGFMQRFYSAFNAGFDSMTNKYKSSVQFLSAKKWLAMLGIALFAGLFWYLLKTTPSGFVPNEDQSFIMADVSLPPASSLERTEQLADQVAGIARSLPEVESVTRIGGTGLLSGAGGSYGILFMKLKHWSEREGKEHDVNTVIGKLFGMTAGIKGANVIFFAPPTLQGFGNSSGFEFQLQDRTGGDISKFVEVNGKFLGALNQRSEIQYATTFFNTNFPQYQVDVNVAKCKEANVGVNSVLSTLQGYYGGLYASNFNEFGKQYRVMIQADAIYRGNINSLNSIFVRTNNNVMAPVSEFVTLKRVYGPESINRFNLFTSISITGAPKPGYSTGDAIKAIQEVAQQTLPTGYGYEFSGLSREEISSGSQTVFIFILCLVFVYFLLSAQYESYIIPFAVLLSLPVGLAGAFLFAKIFNVENNIYLQITLIMLIGLLAKNAILIVEFAAMRRKGGMSIVQAAIDGAVARLRPILMTSFAFILGLVPLMLATGAGAEGNRSIGTGAVGGMLIGTIFGVFVIPVLFIIFQNLQERIGKKQVATDDDSHLLAEAH from the coding sequence ATGTTAAAAACATTCATCGAACGGCCGGTACTATCTACCGTAATATCGGTCATCTTAGTTATACTGGGTATTTTGGGCCTAACATCGTTGCCCATATCACAATACCCCGAAATTGCCCCGCCAACCGTACAGGTTTCGGCCTCGTACCAGGGCGCAAACGCCGATGTGGTTATGAACAGCGTTATTGTTCCGTTGGAGGAGCAAATTAACGGTGTGGAAAACATGACCTACATGACCTCAACCGCCAGTAATGATGGTTCGGGTAAAATTACCGTATACTTTAAACTGGGTACCAACCCCGATCTGGCTGCCGTTAACGTGCAGAACCGTGTATCGAAAGCTACCCCCTTATTACCCGCCGAGGTTACCAAGGCAGGTGTAACTACCAGCAAGCAGCAAAGCAGTATGGTATATGTTTTTGCCCTAACCAGTACCAACAAATCATTCAACAGTACCTTTTTGCAAAACTATGCCAACATTAACTTACTGCCGCAAATTAAACGTATTAACGGTGTAGGTGAGGCAACTGCCTTTGGTACGCAGGAATATTCGATGCGTATTTGGCTAAAGCCCGATGTTATGGCTACCTACGGTTTAGTACCCGACGATATTAATGCCGCCCTGGCCGAGCAAAACGTGGAGGCCGCTCCCGGTAAAGTGGGCGAAAACAGCAAGCAATCATTCCAGTACGTGTTAAAATATAAAGGCCGTTTGAAAAAACCGGTTGAGTACGAGAATATTGTTATCCGTTCGGCTAAGAACGAGCAGATATTGCGTTTAAAAGATGTGGCCCGCATTGAGCTGGGTTCGCTGGATTACTCGACCACATCGAGCACCAACGGCTTACCGTCAATTGCTATTGCGGTATACCAATCGGCCGGTTCAAACGCGCACGAAATGATCAAGGAGGTTGAGAAAACTATTGAGGATGCTCAAAAAACTTTCCCTCCGGGTATTAAGGCCATGTCTATATTCAGTGCCAACGAGTTTTTAGATGTATCTATCGAAAAGGTTATTCACACATTAATTGAGGCGTTTATCCTCGTGTTCATCGTGGTATTCATCTTTTTGCAGGATTTTCGCTCAACGCTTATTCCGGCCATTGCGGTGCCGGTGGCTATTGTGGGTACGTTCTTCTTCCTGCAATTATTCGGCTTCACCATTAACTTACTTACCCTGTTTGCATTGGTACTGGCCATTGGTATTGTGGTGGATGATGCCATTGTGGTGGTTGAGGCCGTACACGCCAAATTAGGTAACGGAGCCAAAACTGCCAAAGGTGCAACGCTTGAAGCCATGAGCGAGATAAGCGGCGCTGTAATCTCCATAACGCTGGTAATGGCGGCGGTATTTATACCCGTAACGTTCATTACCGGTTCTACAGGTGTATTTTACAAGCAGTTTGGTTTAACGCTGGCAATCTCCATTATTATATCGGCAGTGAATGCGTTAACGCTTAGTCCGGCGTTGTGTGCTTTGTTGTTGAAGCCGCATAACGATCATGATCATCAGCCTAAAGGCTTTATGCAACGCTTTTACAGCGCGTTTAATGCCGGGTTTGATAGCATGACCAATAAATATAAAAGCTCGGTACAGTTCCTGTCGGCTAAAAAATGGTTGGCTATGTTGGGCATTGCCCTGTTTGCCGGTTTGTTTTGGTATTTGCTTAAAACCACGCCAAGCGGTTTTGTACCCAATGAGGATCAGAGCTTTATTATGGCCGATGTAAGCTTACCGCCGGCATCATCATTAGAGCGGACCGAGCAACTTGCCGACCAGGTAGCCGGTATTGCCCGCAGTTTGCCCGAGGTTGAATCGGTTACGCGTATTGGCGGTACCGGTTTATTAAGCGGCGCGGGCGGCTCATACGGCATCCTGTTTATGAAACTGAAACACTGGAGCGAGCGCGAAGGCAAAGAGCACGACGTAAATACGGTAATAGGTAAACTATTTGGTATGACGGCGGGCATTAAAGGTGCCAACGTTATCTTTTTTGCGCCGCCAACCCTGCAAGGTTTTGGTAACAGCAGCGGTTTTGAGTTCCAGTTGCAAGACAGGACCGGTGGCGACATCAGCAAATTTGTAGAGGTTAACGGCAAATTTTTAGGAGCCTTAAATCAGCGCTCCGAAATACAATATGCTACTACCTTTTTTAACACTAACTTCCCTCAGTACCAGGTTGATGTAAACGTGGCCAAGTGTAAAGAGGCTAACGTGGGTGTAAACTCGGTGTTGAGCACATTACAAGGTTATTACGGTGGTTTGTATGCCTCAAACTTTAACGAGTTTGGTAAACAATACCGCGTTATGATACAGGCCGATGCCATTTACCGTGGCAACATCAACAGCCTGAACAGCATTTTTGTACGCACTAATAATAACGTAATGGCCCCGGTATCGGAGTTTGTTACGCTGAAACGAGTTTACGGTCCTGAATCTATCAACCGTTTCAACTTGTTTACCTCCATATCAATTACAGGAGCACCCAAACCGGGTTATAGTACGGGCGATGCCATCAAAGCTATACAGGAAGTGGCGCAACAAACACTGCCTACTGGTTACGGCTACGAGTTTTCGGGTCTGAGCCGCGAGGAGATCTCGAGCGGAAGCCAAACGGTGTTTATCTTTATCCTTTGTCTGGTATTCGTTTACTTTTTGTTAAGTGCACAGTACGAGAGCTATATTATACCATTTGCTGTATTGCTTTCGTTACCGGTAGGTTTGGCGGGAGCGTTCTTATTTGCTAAGATATTCAATGTAGAAAACAACATCTACCTGCAAATTACGCTCATCATGCTCATTGGCTTATTAGCTAAAAACGCCATTTTGATCGTAGAATTTGCCGCTATGCGCCGCAAAGGCGGTATGAGTATAGTGCAGGCAGCTATTGATGGCGCGGTGGCGCGTTTACGTCCAATTTTGATGACCTCGTTTGCGTTCATCTTAGGCTTGGTGCCGCTAATGCTGGCTACAGGTGCCGGTGCCGAGGGTAATCGCTCAATTGGTACAGGTGCAGTAGGAGGTATGTTGATAGGTACCATATTCGGGGTGTTTGTGATCCCTGTGCTGTTTATCATCTTCCAAAACTTACAGGAGCGTATTGGCAAAAAGCAGGTAGCAACCGATGATGATAGCCATTTATTAGCCGAAGCCCATTAA
- a CDS encoding TolC family protein, translating into MINRYKTHTFLALATVLSISACVTKKYQAPGLDVKGNVYRDTTITDTTSIANLPYKQLFADTVLQNLITEGLQENFDLKTAVQRINEATATLSQSKAAFLPSLNGNAQVTRNKQSLAALNFPPEFVGAFPLSTTLYQMSLSTSWEADIWGKLSSAKRSAVAGLLQSDAARRAVQTQLIANIANNYYNLLALDQQLRITEQTLKNRIADVETMKALKESAVVTGAAVVQSEANRYAAEVTIPDLKRSIRETENALSVLLARSAGAIKRSSLEEQKPYQNLQVGVASQLLKNRPDVQQAELGFRMAFENTNLARTYFYPQLTITAQGGVSSLRIKNLFDNSIFYSLVGGLTQPIFNKGENKARLRTAQAQQQSAYYAFQKSLLTAGGEVSNALFAYQAAVEKQSSRANQLKALEKSVDYTKELLRYSSSTNYTDVLTSEQSLLSAKLSSVNDRLQELQAIVNLYQALGGGWKQ; encoded by the coding sequence ATGATTAACAGATATAAAACGCACACCTTTTTAGCGCTGGCAACAGTGCTGAGCATTTCGGCGTGTGTTACCAAAAAGTATCAGGCACCCGGTTTGGATGTTAAAGGCAACGTTTACCGCGATACCACTATAACCGATACCACATCAATAGCCAACCTGCCCTACAAGCAGTTGTTTGCTGATACCGTGCTGCAAAATTTAATTACCGAAGGCCTGCAGGAAAACTTCGACCTTAAAACTGCCGTGCAGCGTATTAACGAGGCTACGGCTACTTTAAGCCAAAGCAAAGCAGCCTTTTTGCCAAGTTTAAATGGAAATGCACAGGTTACCCGTAACAAGCAGTCGTTAGCGGCATTAAACTTTCCGCCTGAATTTGTGGGCGCATTTCCGCTGAGCACAACCTTGTACCAAATGAGCCTGAGCACAAGCTGGGAGGCCGATATTTGGGGCAAACTAAGCAGTGCCAAACGTTCGGCAGTGGCTGGTTTGCTGCAAAGCGATGCTGCCCGTCGTGCCGTGCAAACCCAGCTTATTGCCAATATTGCCAATAACTATTATAACCTGCTGGCTTTAGACCAGCAATTGCGCATAACCGAGCAAACGCTTAAAAACCGTATTGCCGATGTAGAAACCATGAAAGCGCTTAAAGAGAGCGCCGTTGTTACCGGTGCAGCCGTGGTACAAAGCGAGGCCAACCGTTACGCAGCCGAGGTAACCATCCCCGATTTGAAACGTAGCATACGCGAAACCGAGAACGCTTTGAGCGTACTACTTGCCCGTAGTGCAGGTGCTATAAAACGCAGCTCGTTAGAGGAGCAAAAGCCGTATCAAAACTTACAGGTTGGCGTGGCATCACAACTGCTTAAAAACCGCCCCGATGTGCAACAGGCCGAATTGGGTTTCAGGATGGCATTTGAGAATACCAACCTGGCCCGTACTTACTTTTATCCGCAGTTAACCATTACGGCACAAGGTGGTGTATCATCGTTAAGAATCAAAAACCTGTTTGATAACTCTATATTTTACAGTTTGGTTGGCGGCTTAACTCAGCCCATTTTTAACAAAGGTGAAAACAAAGCCCGCTTACGTACCGCACAGGCACAACAGCAATCGGCTTACTACGCTTTCCAAAAATCATTGTTAACCGCAGGTGGCGAGGTATCAAACGCATTGTTTGCTTACCAGGCTGCCGTTGAAAAGCAAAGCAGCCGTGCCAATCAGCTTAAAGCCCTTGAAAAATCGGTTGATTACACTAAAGAGTTATTACGTTACAGCTCGTCAACTAATTATACTGACGTATTAACCTCTGAGCAAAGCCTGTTATCGGCTAAACTCAGCAGTGTTAACGACAGGCTCCAGGAGCTGCAGGCCATTGTGAACCTGTACCAGGCACTTGGCGGCGGTTGGAAACAATAA
- a CDS encoding alpha/beta hydrolase — translation MRNFKHLILSITGLLWVSAVFAQQRTEWLSTTPDTSYSTASDYKNNIKKFPQIKVVPEQAFNNVTENRELVYCTMGNRQLKLDAFMPKAKKKVPAIMIIHGGGWRSGSRQQHIPLAQHLASKGFACFTVEYRLSTEALYPASVYDLKAALQWIRRNAKKYNVDTANIAVLGFSAGGHLAALVGLTPNMEKFQKGECNDATSTAVKAIVDIDGTLSFVNPEAWETQNVDKINASAKWLGYPRTENIELWTEASPFTYAEQNRTPFLFLNSSVERMHAGRTDFKKIADKNGVYVEIKEFENSPHSFCLYEPWFTPTVTTITSFLNKVFKK, via the coding sequence ATGAGAAATTTCAAGCATTTAATTTTATCCATTACCGGTTTATTATGGGTCTCGGCTGTTTTTGCGCAACAACGTACCGAATGGCTATCCACCACGCCAGATACAAGCTATTCAACCGCATCAGACTATAAAAACAACATCAAAAAATTTCCGCAGATAAAGGTTGTACCCGAACAAGCGTTTAATAATGTGACCGAAAACCGCGAATTGGTTTATTGTACCATGGGCAACCGTCAGCTCAAACTGGATGCTTTTATGCCAAAAGCAAAAAAGAAAGTCCCGGCCATCATGATCATACATGGCGGTGGCTGGCGTTCGGGTAGCCGGCAGCAACATATTCCGCTGGCGCAGCATTTGGCTTCAAAAGGTTTTGCGTGTTTTACGGTAGAATATCGCTTGTCGACCGAAGCGCTTTACCCAGCTTCGGTTTATGATTTAAAGGCAGCTTTGCAATGGATAAGGCGAAATGCCAAAAAGTACAATGTTGATACGGCTAATATTGCAGTATTAGGCTTTTCGGCAGGGGGACATTTAGCAGCTTTGGTTGGCTTGACTCCCAATATGGAAAAATTTCAGAAAGGGGAGTGTAACGATGCTACATCAACGGCTGTAAAGGCTATTGTAGATATTGATGGTACCTTATCATTTGTAAATCCTGAAGCGTGGGAAACCCAAAATGTTGACAAGATAAATGCCTCGGCCAAATGGCTGGGCTATCCACGTACCGAAAATATTGAGCTTTGGACCGAAGCTTCGCCCTTTACTTATGCTGAACAAAACCGAACTCCGTTTTTATTCCTGAACAGTTCGGTGGAGCGCATGCACGCCGGCCGCACCGATTTTAAAAAGATAGCTGACAAAAACGGCGTTTATGTAGAGATTAAAGAGTTTGAAAACTCGCCGCACTCGTTTTGCCTGTACGAACCCTGGTTTACGCCAACGGTAACAACCATCACCAGTTTCCTGAACAAGGTGTTTAAAAAGTAG
- a CDS encoding glycoside hydrolase family 43 protein, with translation MANKHLVLFTLAVIVALATNAQQKTVATASKPYVSKVWSPDLGNGQYKNPIINADYSDPDAIRVGNDFYMISSSFEDIPGLPVLHSKDLVNWKILGHALLRQPPFEHFDTPRHGDGVWAPAIRYYNKEFYIYYPDPDFGIYLIKATNPAGPWSTPVMVMPGKGLIDPCPLLDDDGAMYLVHGFAGSRAGIKTIISVNKLNKAGDKVTDEGVIVYDGHETDPTIEGPKFYKRNGYYYIFAPAGGVSTGWQLVLRSKNIYGPYERKVVMDQGKGPVNGPHQGAWVNTASGEDWFLHFQDKDAYGRVVHLQPMTWQNNWPVIGIDNDKDGKGEPVLTHRKPNTGAAQPIENPIESDEFNTNQLGLQWQWMANPKAHWSYMYPAKGVLRLFSAQAPADAKNLWFVPNLLLQKFPADEFTATTKLEFKPNVKLEEKAGLAVMGLSYANIGIRHKKDGDYLVYSIVKNADRGEEEKEQTITKVTSLIIYLRVKITKGAICNFSYSFDGNKFEPASQAFTATPGKWIGAKVGIYCTRDTQINDSGYADFDWFRITSNEN, from the coding sequence ATGGCTAATAAACATTTGGTATTATTTACGCTTGCAGTTATTGTAGCACTTGCCACCAATGCTCAGCAAAAAACGGTTGCCACTGCCTCAAAACCGTATGTATCTAAAGTGTGGTCGCCCGATTTGGGCAACGGGCAATACAAAAACCCTATCATTAATGCCGATTATTCTGATCCTGATGCGATACGGGTGGGTAATGATTTTTACATGATCAGTTCGAGTTTTGAAGATATACCGGGTTTGCCTGTACTGCATTCAAAAGACTTGGTTAACTGGAAGATATTAGGACATGCCCTGCTCAGGCAACCACCATTTGAACATTTTGACACGCCCCGCCACGGCGATGGTGTTTGGGCACCGGCCATAAGGTATTATAACAAGGAGTTTTATATTTACTACCCCGACCCCGATTTTGGAATCTACCTCATCAAAGCTACTAACCCGGCTGGTCCGTGGAGCACCCCGGTTATGGTGATGCCCGGTAAAGGGTTAATTGACCCCTGCCCTCTTTTAGATGATGATGGTGCAATGTACCTGGTGCATGGCTTTGCCGGCAGCCGTGCTGGCATAAAAACCATTATTTCGGTTAATAAATTAAACAAAGCAGGCGATAAAGTTACCGACGAAGGCGTAATTGTGTACGATGGTCACGAGACCGATCCTACCATTGAGGGCCCGAAGTTTTATAAGCGCAACGGCTATTATTACATATTTGCACCGGCGGGCGGCGTATCAACCGGTTGGCAATTGGTGTTACGTTCAAAAAATATTTATGGCCCTTATGAGCGTAAAGTTGTGATGGATCAGGGTAAAGGCCCGGTTAATGGCCCGCACCAGGGTGCCTGGGTAAATACGGCATCGGGCGAAGACTGGTTCCTGCACTTTCAGGATAAAGATGCTTACGGACGTGTTGTACACCTGCAACCCATGACCTGGCAAAACAATTGGCCGGTTATTGGCATCGATAACGATAAAGATGGCAAGGGCGAACCTGTATTAACCCACCGCAAACCCAACACAGGCGCAGCACAACCCATTGAAAACCCGATTGAAAGCGACGAGTTTAATACCAACCAATTAGGTTTACAGTGGCAATGGATGGCCAACCCCAAAGCACACTGGAGTTACATGTATCCGGCCAAAGGAGTTTTACGCTTGTTTAGCGCCCAGGCACCAGCCGATGCTAAAAACCTGTGGTTTGTTCCTAATTTGCTACTTCAAAAATTCCCGGCCGATGAATTTACGGCTACTACCAAACTTGAGTTTAAACCAAATGTAAAACTCGAAGAAAAGGCTGGCCTTGCTGTAATGGGATTAAGCTATGCCAACATCGGCATCAGGCATAAAAAAGATGGCGACTATTTAGTTTATTCTATAGTAAAAAATGCCGACCGCGGCGAGGAGGAAAAAGAGCAAACTATTACAAAAGTTACATCGCTAATAATTTACTTACGGGTAAAGATTACCAAGGGTGCTATTTGTAATTTCAGCTATAGCTTTGATGGTAATAAATTTGAGCCGGCAAGTCAGGCTTTTACCGCAACTCCGGGCAAATGGATAGGTGCTAAAGTGGGCATTTACTGCACCCGCGACACACAGATCAATGATTCGGGCTATGCCGATTTTGATTGGTTCAGGATAACCTCAAACGAAAACTAA